The segment TACATCCATTCACCCTATACTGTGGACATCACAGTCCTGTTGAAACCAGATGAGGCATCTGGGCAGCTTTAACAGACCTGGTcctaaaagggttccaacccgaaacgttgtctgtccattccttccacagatgctacctgacccacagaGCTCCTCTAGCATTAGGTTTTGTTTAACAGACCTCTTTGTTTGTTTAAGTCTAGTCCCTCCTGCACTCTTCCCCACTGCATCCTGCTGGCTACACTCTGCCCCACTACAGTCGGCCTTTCTCCAGTCTGCTGCCACTCCCTGTGCTCCTCTCATCTGCTGCTAAGGTCTGCCCCCTTCTGCCCATgcctgcactctgtttccttcaATCTAGTCCCACCTCACACTATTTActgggatgtttagtttagtgaggtTTGTAGGATCTGCATTTTTGGTAACTAGTCTCTTAACCCAAATCTGGCCACTTTCTGATTGTCACTCTGGAACACAGCACGCAGTGGGTTAAAGTCCTGTTTTTCACTGAAGTCAGTCTTTTCACATTAGATCAGGCCACTTTCAGTTGTTCCAACTTATTTCCCTCTCACACCCACACAAATAGCTCCCTTTTGCCTTTCCACTCCAATCAGGGCTGTGCTGTGTCCTCGCTCACTGCCAGAATCCCAGATCATGGGACTTTAAAGCAACTCAGGGATATTTGCCAAACTAGTCTTCCACACTACCTGCCAATGATGCAGGGGGGCAACAGGATGCAGACTCCCACCCACCAACAAACACCTTTCCCCGGAGACTGCACCTAATATGTCTGGGAGCAGCCTGAGAATCAAAGCCACTGGCAGAGACAAAGATGGGCAGATTAAGGGAATTAAACCTGTCgctggagagagtgagagagaggtgggagagcaaAATAGAGGTTTGGAGGCACaagcgactgcagatgctgcaatcttgaacaaaacagaaagtgctggaggaactcaatgggtcaggcagcatctgtggagggaatggacagacgacgttccgggtcgggacccttttggcAAGGCTGACTATTTTAGAAAAGAGAGCCACgggaaaagagagggggggggggggggtgagtggggaaacACAAGAGAAATGTCAGGGCTGGAACAAGTGACCGTAGATGCTAGAATgtagagcaaaacataaagtactggaggaacttggcgagtcaggcagcatctatgggcgacgtttggggttgggacctttcttcagacgcagGAAGCTCTGGACTAAACTCAAGACGGCTTGGGATCACGCAGAGAAAGCGTCACAAAAGTTAAATACAAGCATTTGatttattaaatgttttcaaAAAATTGCAAGGTCATCATACAACAGTCCCGGTACAAACTAGTTAAAATGCCCTTGAGACGGGACGGGGAGCAAGCCGAGCCAGCCGCCCCTGACACTGGATCGCTCCGCTCCGGTCGAGAACCACCGGGAGAAACAGTTACAAACATctgatacaaaaaaaaaaatctgtagtcAGTCACCCTGTGAAAATCACAGCGAGTTACAAGTCCCGCGGGATAGCAGCTCGGGAATGGGCCGAGCGCTGGCAAAGTCCGGTGCGGGGGGCTGGGATTGGCACTGTCCAGAGGGGAACGGCCGCTAGTACTGTCCCATAGCTGCCCCCTGCGACCCCCGCATGTCTGGCAGTCTGGACTTCCCGCTGCCCAGACCCCGTCCCCCGGGGCTCAGACGCAGCCTCCCATGGCTTTGACCAGAGCCGCCTCGGGCAGTTGTCGGAAGAGCCCCCGCATCGTGTCGAGCTCCCGGCTCAGCTCCTGGACGCGGCCGCGGAGCCGTTCGTTGTCGCCCGCCAGCTCCATCACCTTGTGCTGGGTCTCCACGTTGCGCAGCTtggccttgtcccggctcttgcGCACCGCGATGTTATTGCGCTCCCTCCTCAGCCGGTACTCCAGGCTGTTCTTGTCCGACGACTTCTTGCCCTTGGCGCCGGGGCTGCCCTTGTGTGCGGGCAGCGGGCTGGGCACGGGGGTGGGCGGCGGCGTGGGCTGTCCGGGCTGCAGGTGGACGCTGGTCTGGGCACAGTGAGACACCTGGTACTGGAGGTGGGCGCACTGAGCCGGGCTCCGGACTCTCTCCTGCCGCTCGGACGGCTCCTGCTTCACCACCACCGAGCGCAGGGCGGCTGGGCGGCCGAGCAGCGGCTGCAGCTTGCTCTCCCGGTATGCGAAGGCAGGGTGAGGAGCGGGCAGCTCGACGGCCGCCCTGCCCTTGTCCTGGCAGTGCCCCAGCTTGGCCAGTTGCTGGTGATTGCTGTGGAAGAGGTCGGCCAGGAACTCATCGTTGAAGGCGGTCGGGTCGATGTAGGCGCTGATATCGATGGAGTTCTCGTGGTCGCAGATGTCTGCCAGCTCGCCCGGGTCCCGGTACGCGAAGGCCGGCGGCTGCTGGTGCGGCTCCACCTCGTAGAAGTTGTTGTGTTCCATGTGGAAGTTATGCGCGGCGAGACATGGTGAGGCGCCGCGGGAATCCAGCCTGGACGAAGTTGCCGGCCCCggacactctcctctcctctctctcctctcctctctctcctctcctctctctcctctcctcactctcctctCCGTCCTCACTCTCCTCTCCGTCCTCTCCTCtccgtcctctcctctcctccctctcctctcctctcctctcctctcctctcctctcctctcctctcctctcctcactctcctcacTGCCGCCGTCTCTCGGGGCTGTTTCTCCGGTGCGCTCCCACTTCCCATTTATACTGCCAGGAGTCGCCTCCTTCCTCTCATTCTGACCAACCATCTCTGCCCAGCTCTGGCCGAGCCTCCAGCCacacgcccctcccctcccctccccaccctaaacccgcctccaccaccgccaGGTGCAGCTGGAGGGGCCGAACGTCCGCGGCTCCACCGATCGGCTGCGGAGTGACCCCTTTCCCCGGGAGAATCCGGCCGCCTGCTGCGCGCTGCCCGCGTAGAGGGGGGGGTCCCGACTGCGCGCTGCCCCTCTGGTGGAGGTCCCGACTGCGCGCTGCCCCTGTGGGTGGAGGTCCCGGCTGCGCGCTGCCCCTGTGGGTGGAGGTCCCGGCTGCGCGCTCCGAGAGGAGTCCCGATGCGCGCTCCCGTGGGGGCTCTCGGCTGCGCGCTCGCGGAGGGAGAGCCGGACGCGCGCTCCTGGAGGAATGGTTTCCAGTGCTCGCTCCAGCGCCTCTTTTCTTGTACGTTTTCATACACATCCCATCATACACTCCTGGGGTCAGACACAGAATGGAGCTCCCTTTACACAGTTCCATCACACACCCTCAGGACAGTGGCGCCAAGGATTGAATACAGAGTGAAACTCCACCAACACACTTCTGTCACACGCTCACGGGGCAATGACAGCATGGGTTAGATACAGAACCTACAAACTTAAGAAAGAGAAGCAGCAgtaggccccttggcccatcgTGCCTCCTATATCATCAGTCAGATCCTAGATGATCATTTGCCTCACCATGTTCCTGCACCAACTGCACATCCTTTGATTTCCCCAATTCCGGAAAATTTCTCAACCACTTTTGAATATACTCCTGAACGTTTACAGATCCCTGCTTTAGAGAATTccaagattcaccactctctgtgggagCAAAATTCCTCATCAGACATGAATGGGTGACTCCTTTTTTTGAGAGACTGGCCCCTGGGTCCAGACTTCCAGCTAAGGATGGCAGGTGCTTGCAGACCAAGGGCAGCAACCACAGTTAATGAGTTCTCCtggcaataaacttcaatacattcaaaactccgctgcccgtctactcacacacacctcgatccgtgaccatatcacccccgtcctttataaactccactggctccccatcccccagagaatccagtacaaaatcctcctcataacctacaaagccctccataacctggccccatcctacctgaccgacctcctccacaggcacactcccacctgcaccctccgctctgccgctgccaatctcctatcccctcaCATccagactaaactcagatcctggggggacagggctttctccatcgctgctcccaccctatggaactcactaccccaaaccgttagagactcccccacactcaccacattcaaaacatcgctgaagtctcacctgttcagtactgccttcaaccactgaaggtcacctcacctactgtctcctttctctgttcatttatttatttacttatttatctatttattaatttccctatgttctcaaaatctctgtaaagcgtctttgagtatatgaaaagcgctatataaataaaatgtattattattattattattaattattgatGGATGCACTCAGCAGGAGGGACAACTTTGCCTCAATGGGAAGATGAAATCTGGTACATTCAATAAGACAGGCTGGTAAGAGGTGGCCCTGGAGATGATTAGCAGGTGCATTACAGCCAAGTCATTGGCACCATTTATAAAGCATTTAATAATACAAACAAGTCATTAGAGAGTACAATGTGTACTTGAAGGATCCTAACCCTCTTTCGcatccatagagtcatacagcacggaaacaagcccttcagcccaacctgtccatgtcaaccaaatgaccaatctaagctagttccatttgcctatgtttggcccttaCCACTCTTAACCTTTCCTGTCTACATACCTGTCCACATTTCCTTTGAATGTTGTTATGTTGTTCACTCTGTGAACCCTCAGGTTCTTATCAAGATTtcaagtttcaaggtcagtttattgtcacatgtaccaattaaggtacaggtaTCAACCTTATGTCCTCtagttattgattcccctaccttgggaaaaagactgtacattaaccctatctattcccctcatgattttatctacCCCCATAAGATCACCCATAAGCCTTCagcaccccaaggaataaagtcctagcctgcacaacctctccctggagctctggCCCTTaaattttggcaacatcctcgtaaatcctctgcaCTCGTTCCAGCTGTCTCCATCACAATGTTCTTTACACCCAAACACTGCACACCAGCCAGCCATTACTTTCTGTGGATCTCCAACCACCCATCTATCCATTCGCCACTACAATTTACCCCACCTGTTATGCAAGTGTCTCACTGTCCCACTCCCAGGGTGAGATAGCATAGGATAGATGCCAAGCAAAGGGATGCACAATGAAGCAGCTGTCAACGTTATTGCCTCACAGCTCCcgtgacctgggttccatccagacGCTGTCCGTGTGGATTTTGAACACGCTGTCGGTGACTATATGGGTTTCCcacggggctccggtttcctctcacatcccaaagatatgggaGTTAGTAGGTAATCGCCTACTGTAAATCACTTCAAATTTAAGTGGAGCATGAGAAATTGGGGGAGAGTTACTTTTTTTTGTGCTGGTCACATACATTCTTCTTTACTACAAAAAATACACTTCACATAAAAAATCAACAGCTTAAGTGTCATCAATGGGTACATTTTGTTTACAATGCTGCCAAGTTCTTCTATATAATACCTGCCCACAGTCACATAAATCAGGAAAATGCCTGTAACCCCAGGTTGAAGACAATTGCCTCGCCCAAATGTACATTGCACCTGCTTTCTATAACAATGAAGTCTGATGGGGAGAGTTAATGCGCCAGTGGCTTGATTGGCCTCTCTCGATGCTGTAATGAAATATATATGAAAGCTCGCTCGACACTATCCTGTCTCACTCCGAGGGCCAGGATAGTACAGGTTATATACAGAGTAAAGCTCCCTTGACATTGTCCAGTCACAAACCCTCAGACTAGAGATAGAGTAAATGTCATGCTTTTCTGTCCCAAAAGGGAGAAAAATAGATTAGAGATAGATAGCAAAGCTCCacatgaagtataagaaaataactgcagatgctggtacaaattgatttattcacaaaatgctggagtaactcagcaggtcaggcagcatctcgggagagaaggaatgggtgacgtttcgggtcgagtcccttcttcagactgatgtcgggggtgggacaaaggaaggatataggtggagacaggaagatagagggagatctgggaaggaggaggggaagggagggacagaggagctatctgaagttggagaagtcgacgttcataccactgggccgcaaactgcccaggcgaaatatgaggtgctgctcctccaatttctggcgagcctcactatggcactggaggaggcccatgacagagaggtcagactgggaatgggagggggagttaaagtgctgggccactttaactccccagccactttaactccccagcactttaactccccctcccattcccagtctgacctctctgtcatgggcctcctccagtgccatagtgaggcccgccggaaattggaggagcagcacctcatatttcgcctgggcagtttgcggcccggtggtatgaacgtcgacttctccaacttcagatagctcctctgtccctcccttcccttcctccttcccagatctccctctatcttcctgtctccacctctctccttcctttgtcccacccccgacatcagtctgaagaagggtctcgacccgaaacgtcacccattccttctctcccgagatgctgcctgacctgctgagttactccagcattttgtgaataaatccacatgAAGTATGCTATTTAACATTCGCAGGGTGTGAGTAACTCTGGCAAGTTATACTATTAAGATCTCTTTGCACTGTCCTGTCACACACTCTCATTTTGGGTACAGTACTGGTTAGAGACCCAACAAAGCTCccactacactgtcccatcaaatACTTCTGCGACAGGgacagcaaggggagagaggaaagttcCCTCTATACTGTTCCATCACACACTCCTGGCACAGGGATAGTTGGGATTAGATAGAGTAAAGCTCCCTCTCCAAAAGACACATAAAACAATTAAATATAGAGTGAGGCTCCTCGTGTTTGTTTTATATTGTATCTGAACAGCAACATCCAATGCCCCCTACTGAACGTACAATATTGTTCCATTTCCCTGAAAAACCTTTAAGATAGTCAATTGATGCTTAATTTTATGGTTGTTTTAGCTAGAATTGAGGCGAAATTATACTAAAATAATAATTTGCTAGAATCCTGTAGTCAGCTGAATGGGGAATTATCCCTAAGCAATAcatacatagaacaaagaacagtacagcacaggaacagactcttcaacccacaatgtttctCCCGAACATGATGCTTAGTTgaagtgatctatatccctccatttggtATGTCGTCAAATAGTCTATTGAATTTTCAGAGGTGTACTgaagagagcatactgactggttgcatcgcagCCTGGTTAGGTAACTCGAACGTCCAGGAatgaaagaaactgcagaaagtgatggatattgcccagtccatcactggtattgacctccccaccatagaAAGGATATataggaagcactgcctcaaaaagccaGCCACTACCATCAAAGACTCACGCTAGCCTGATCAGGACCTCATCTCactactaccatcgggaagaagatacaggagcctgaaaactgtgacaaccagattcaagaacaacttcttcccagcaaccatcaggcttttgaacacggcacaacactaaccactacctcagcaactagGATCTGCTACGGACTAAGCCGTTATTTGCAATAAAGACTTCGATTTTGTGCTATTATGAGTATCTagtattactgttattaatttattgtattattgattattatatattatctgtgtgttttgcattaatggacctgtaaagctgcagcaagtaagaatttcattgttcagttgacggtacatatgacaattaaacactcttgacccctgAATAAATCTCAGAACTGGACTCTGGTCTGTTCTCCAGAATACCACAGGAAGTTAGggattaaaaaaagcaacaatacTGATCAGAATTTTCCAGAATCTTTGGAAAAGGGAGATGTTCCAAAGGATTGTTGGATGGGAATGTCCCAGCCCCTCCAAGAAAGGTGCTGCATGTAGAGCTTCCTTTTGTTCAATTAAACTCATGCTGCAAAAAGGAAAATTAACAGTGAACAGAGAACAGAGTTGGCATTTGCTCCAATGATTATGAGTAGCCCACACTGCTCTGTGAAGGACTGGCCACACTGGACTAACTGTAGCCTGTTTCCAGGCAGTAATTTAGAGGGACAAAGGGAAGTGCAGTGGTAGTTTCTAGTTTCGAATACAAGTGAGGTAATGACCCTGCAGAAACATTTGCAAAGATTAAGGCCTGTAGTATGGATTGTTTGTGGTGCTCTGGAAAATGGGATGAGTGCAGGTTGCCTAGTAACAGTGGGAGTAGTAGTATTGATATAATGGAGCTGGTGACTTTTCCCAGCTTGGTTCTGCTGGATCCCTCATTGTATATGTGTAGAAACGGGCAGATAGGTTTAAACTCTGGGAACTACTATCTTCCAATATGCTCATATCGATGAAATGGAAAGTATAAGTTGCTACTTGGAAAGTATAAGTCGATCAGAACAGAGAGGCACCATAAGCAGAACTATCAATGTATTGCTGGAAAGTTCACAGATATGTAAAAGCACATTGGGAAAAGTGTAGTGTGATTCTGGATTGACTCTTGACCACTCAAACAAGGTGGTGAGGAAGATCCTATATTGGAGAAAGGAGGTGGAGTTCTCCAAGAAGAAAGAGTCCATTTGGAGTCCTTGGACATCTCAAGTGTCACACCCACTGGAATAGTTTTGAAATAGATTAGAGTGCTTGTAACTCATTCCTAGCTATGTGTTGCAGATGAAGCACTGATGATTGAAGTCCTGTACAAGGGGGATTGAACACTTTGGTAAAATATTGACCAAGATACATAACagtctaatttagtttactttagtttagcttagtttacagcgcggaaacaggcccttcggcccactgagtcccctccgaccagcgatccctgaacactagcactatcctacacaagctagggacaatttacaactttaccaagttaattaacttacaaacctgtgtgtcttcagagcgtgcgaggaaaccagagatcctggggaaaacccacacaggtcaaggggaaaacatacaaactctgtacaaacggcacccaagtcaggatcgaacccgggtctctggcgctgttaggcagcaattctaccgctgtgccgccttgTTGTACAATTTTTCTATAGAAGAATGCACATGATGCAACATGATAAAATCTAGTACAAGACGTTGGCCTTGCCATatgtagagtattatgttcagttttggtcaccctgcagtaGGAAAGAAGCCACGAagatggaaaaagtgcagagtaaAGTTCCCTCTCTGTGTGGTTGTACTATTGCTCCTGTGTAATTGCTGATATGGAATATTTGATGATTTCTGACACATTTACAGAGAAGGCCATGACCCTGCAGAACATTGTTATACATCTGGGTCAATATTTTACCAAAGGCTGTTCAATCCCCCTTGTCCAGGACTCTAATCATCAGTGCTTCGTCTGCAAGAGATAGCTGGGAATGAGGC is part of the Rhinoraja longicauda isolate Sanriku21f chromosome 6, sRhiLon1.1, whole genome shotgun sequence genome and harbors:
- the cebpa gene encoding CCAAT/enhancer-binding protein alpha, giving the protein MEHNNFYEVEPHQQPPAFAYRDPGELADICDHENSIDISAYIDPTAFNDEFLADLFHSNHQQLAKLGHCQDKGRAAVELPAPHPAFAYRESKLQPLLGRPAALRSVVVKQEPSERQERVRSPAQCAHLQYQVSHCAQTSVHLQPGQPTPPPTPVPSPLPAHKGSPGAKGKKSSDKNSLEYRLRRERNNIAVRKSRDKAKLRNVETQHKVMELAGDNERLRGRVQELSRELDTMRGLFRQLPEAALVKAMGGCV